A genomic window from Nodosilinea sp. FACHB-141 includes:
- a CDS encoding succinylglutamate desuccinylase/aspartoacylase family protein has protein sequence MTTLINPGSVSDVAKTIYTGDILQGVPVISHLGVGDLAPGHSHRFFFEGVQMATGQHWYVPVLVAKGDRPGPCVGLVAGIHGDEVSGIDAAQRVMAQLDPTAMAGSVVAVLGVSRPAVEYTRSHWLTAQGGGSQVDMNRVWPGDETGVNAATRHAGLLWNRLLITNVDMVIDYHTVTTGSDFTLFLFADLRQPTVRQMAELFPAEQIQNDPGLVGTLETALVASGIPALTVEIGGPRRFDASKIARAVEGTCNVLKHYGLSDGPLGRTAAEVGTVYGDALETIRATTGGFLELLVDLRDRVIPDQPIAIQRNAFGDVVAEYRASVVGEIAVVARDALCEPGSRVVQILYSRSEVEN, from the coding sequence ATGACGACTCTCATTAACCCAGGTTCCGTCTCTGACGTTGCTAAGACCATCTATACCGGCGACATTCTCCAGGGGGTGCCGGTGATCAGCCACCTGGGCGTGGGCGACCTGGCTCCAGGGCACAGCCATCGGTTTTTCTTTGAGGGAGTGCAGATGGCGACGGGCCAGCACTGGTATGTGCCGGTGCTGGTCGCCAAGGGCGATCGCCCTGGTCCTTGCGTCGGTCTGGTGGCGGGCATCCATGGAGATGAGGTGAGCGGCATCGATGCGGCGCAGCGGGTGATGGCCCAGCTCGACCCCACAGCGATGGCAGGCAGCGTGGTGGCGGTGCTGGGGGTGTCGCGCCCGGCGGTGGAGTATACGCGATCGCATTGGCTGACGGCCCAGGGTGGCGGCTCCCAGGTGGATATGAACCGGGTTTGGCCCGGCGATGAAACCGGCGTCAACGCTGCCACCCGCCACGCCGGGCTGCTGTGGAATCGCCTTTTGATCACCAACGTCGATATGGTGATCGACTACCACACGGTGACAACCGGCAGCGATTTTACCCTATTTCTGTTTGCCGACCTGCGGCAACCCACGGTGCGGCAAATGGCAGAACTGTTTCCAGCCGAGCAGATTCAAAATGATCCGGGGTTGGTCGGCACCCTAGAAACCGCCCTGGTGGCGTCGGGCATTCCGGCTCTGACGGTGGAAATTGGTGGCCCCAGACGGTTCGACGCCAGCAAAATTGCCCGGGCGGTGGAGGGCACTTGCAACGTGCTCAAGCACTATGGCCTGAGCGATGGTCCCCTGGGGCGCACCGCCGCCGAGGTGGGCACGGTCTATGGCGATGCTCTAGAGACAATTCGCGCCACCACGGGCGGCTTTTTGGAGCTGCTGGTAGATCTGCGCGATCGCGTCATCCCTGACCAACCAATAGCGATCCAGCGCAATGCCTTTGGCGATGTGGTGGCCGAGTATCGGGCCAGCGTAGTTGGCGAAATTGCCGTAGTCGCCCGCGATGCCCTCTGCGAACCCGGTTCACGCGTGGTGCAGATTCTCTATAGCCGCAGTGAGGTCGAAAACTAG
- a CDS encoding CHAD domain-containing protein, whose protein sequence is MAYRFFTDSTVEANVQRILNEQLEKAIQELSEGIQKTPEQAIHSTRKRLKKGRAVLRLVRKSIGEKTYQRENDQLRSIGQALAPARDGAVYQKTLNDLIEIYGISLENKGLADLQDSLADLYKSELKALIDRDDAIAPILADLKESRARLSNLTLHQTGWKAVSKSLEQVYRQGRDRFHAAYKDGNDETFHDWRKRVKDLWYSSCLLKQIWPPVMEVLGSEAHYLSELLGDGHDSAVLQHFLRHHPSEVALSDTYLQVLMPLLVHRQDKLHQQAKGLGKKFYSEEPKTFIKRIHSYWRSEFSGSN, encoded by the coding sequence ATGGCCTATCGATTTTTCACCGACAGCACCGTTGAGGCCAATGTTCAGCGCATTCTTAATGAGCAACTTGAGAAAGCAATCCAAGAACTGAGCGAGGGCATTCAAAAAACTCCTGAGCAGGCGATCCACAGCACGCGCAAGCGGTTAAAAAAAGGGCGAGCGGTGCTGCGGCTGGTGCGAAAGTCGATAGGCGAAAAGACTTACCAACGAGAGAACGATCAGTTGAGGAGTATTGGGCAAGCTCTTGCTCCAGCTCGTGATGGTGCTGTCTATCAAAAGACTCTGAATGACCTGATCGAAATTTATGGAATATCGCTTGAGAATAAGGGACTTGCTGACCTGCAAGATAGCTTGGCAGATCTCTATAAGTCCGAACTCAAGGCACTGATTGATCGCGATGATGCGATCGCGCCCATTCTGGCTGACTTAAAAGAGAGTAGGGCTCGGCTAAGTAACCTCACCCTTCATCAGACGGGGTGGAAAGCGGTCTCCAAAAGCCTAGAACAAGTTTATCGTCAGGGACGAGATCGCTTTCACGCTGCGTACAAAGACGGTAACGACGAAACGTTTCACGACTGGCGCAAGCGAGTCAAAGATCTGTGGTACAGCTCCTGTCTGCTAAAGCAGATTTGGCCCCCCGTTATGGAAGTCTTAGGCTCAGAAGCTCACTACCTCTCCGAACTGCTGGGCGACGGCCACGACAGTGCCGTTCTGCAACACTTTTTGCGACATCACCCCTCTGAAGTGGCGCTCAGTGACACTTATTTGCAAGTGCTTATGCCCCTACTGGTTCATCGGCAAGATAAGCTGCATCAGCAGGCTAAGGGTTTAGGCAAAAAATTCTATAGCGAGGAGCCCAAAACGTTTATCAAGCGTATTCACAGCTATTGGCGGTCTGAGTTTTCGGGTTCAAATTAG
- a CDS encoding DedA family protein translates to MFNWITTWIESLGYVGIFGLMVLEHLFPPIPSELVMPLAGFVSRDSSDMNLVGVILAGSLGSLIGASAWYVLGRLISHEQMMGWVRRYGRWLTLKPKDIEKAMDFFQKSGGSWIVGVGRMVPGVRTYVSVPAGLSHMPLLPYLGYSALGTLLWTGALAAAGYILGAQFERVQVWLGPVSKIVLISCAIAFVVWVADRRRRQV, encoded by the coding sequence ATGTTCAACTGGATCACGACCTGGATTGAGTCTCTTGGCTATGTCGGCATCTTTGGCCTGATGGTGCTTGAGCATCTGTTTCCGCCCATTCCCTCAGAGTTGGTAATGCCGCTGGCAGGGTTTGTCAGCCGCGACAGCTCTGACATGAACCTGGTCGGAGTGATCTTGGCGGGGTCCCTCGGCTCGCTAATTGGGGCGTCAGCTTGGTATGTGTTGGGTCGGCTAATTAGCCATGAGCAAATGATGGGCTGGGTGAGACGCTACGGCCGCTGGCTAACGCTCAAGCCTAAAGACATTGAAAAGGCGATGGATTTTTTTCAGAAGAGTGGCGGCAGCTGGATAGTAGGGGTCGGCCGCATGGTACCTGGGGTGCGCACCTATGTGTCGGTACCAGCAGGGCTGAGCCACATGCCGCTGCTGCCCTACCTGGGCTACTCTGCCCTGGGCACCCTGCTGTGGACAGGGGCACTGGCAGCGGCAGGCTACATTTTGGGCGCTCAGTTTGAGCGGGTGCAGGTGTGGCTGGGCCCAGTTAGCAAAATTGTGCTGATTAGCTGTGCGATCGCTTTTGTTGTCTGGGTTGCCGATCGCCGTCGTCGCCAGGTTTAG
- a CDS encoding alpha/beta hydrolase: MLWLVVPLGVVIGVVGFGAIYQALATSRDRRKFPPPGKVVQVNGKKWHYQMMGEGLPTVIVDSGAGGTHLDWQSVQPEVAKFTRILTYDRAGYGWSDVSSEPRTAEQAVDELRQLLRKVEIEPPYILVGMSLSGLFTRLFAYHYPEEVVGMVLVDVAHERMYEDTPVEWVELNKRLEGLLTYVVPIMGRTGLLRLLVTFDSLPMAAGLFQKFPPSIRSLAKALYSQTQFGKTFAQESAAVSVSMHQVEQVRQTKLFPDIPLVVLSAGKPDFDITKEVVEKLQTLHADLANQSPQGVHIVAHESGHAIHLDKPQFVIDAIRQVVEIVRCNGVP; this comes from the coding sequence ATGCTATGGCTTGTTGTACCCCTTGGGGTAGTGATCGGAGTAGTTGGGTTTGGAGCAATTTATCAAGCACTTGCCACAAGTCGCGATCGCCGGAAATTTCCACCACCTGGAAAAGTAGTTCAAGTCAACGGTAAAAAGTGGCACTATCAAATGATGGGCGAAGGTCTCCCAACAGTCATTGTGGATAGTGGAGCCGGGGGTACTCACCTAGATTGGCAATCAGTACAGCCTGAAGTTGCTAAATTTACGAGAATCTTGACCTACGATCGCGCAGGCTATGGCTGGAGCGATGTCAGTTCAGAACCGCGTACCGCTGAGCAAGCTGTTGACGAGCTGCGACAACTTTTAAGAAAGGTTGAAATTGAACCACCTTATATTTTAGTGGGAATGTCTTTAAGTGGTTTATTCACCCGCTTATTTGCCTATCACTATCCTGAAGAAGTGGTTGGGATGGTTTTAGTAGATGTTGCTCATGAGCGAATGTATGAGGACACACCCGTCGAATGGGTGGAATTAAACAAGCGGCTCGAAGGACTGTTGACCTACGTAGTGCCAATTATGGGACGTACTGGTCTGCTTCGTTTGCTGGTCACTTTTGATTCTTTGCCCATGGCAGCTGGTTTATTCCAAAAGTTTCCACCTTCAATTCGCTCTCTAGCTAAAGCACTCTATTCTCAAACGCAGTTTGGGAAAACCTTTGCTCAGGAATCGGCGGCGGTATCAGTCAGCATGCATCAAGTCGAACAGGTTCGCCAGACAAAGTTGTTTCCTGATATTCCTCTCGTTGTTTTGTCGGCTGGAAAACCAGATTTTGACATAACTAAAGAGGTAGTTGAAAAGCTGCAAACATTACATGCAGATTTAGCCAACCAGTCACCCCAAGGCGTTCACATTGTTGCCCATGAAAGTGGGCACGCAATCCACCTCGATAAACCACAATTCGTTATTGATGCAATTCGTCAAGTTGTTGAAATAGTGCGTTGCAATGGTGTCCCATGA
- a CDS encoding MOSC domain-containing protein, producing MTTIGTVESLWCYPVKSMRGVEMPEIFMGFSGIYGDRCYALKSSAARKGFPYLNANVQQQMLQYQPQYRYPERASKPPNLIEAASIAPGVTPANSDPEDMLLDVVTPAGKIISVEDPELIQILGEGLDAKTQLKLVRSDRALTDCRPISLISLSTIRQIESECSIPVDKRRFRANVYFDFASDEIGFPEDNLVGRRLRIGSTAMVMVLERDPRCRMISLDPDTGEHNPEVSQKVAQANGNFAGVYCAVLVEGVLKKGDLIELEAA from the coding sequence ATGACAACTATCGGAACCGTCGAAAGCCTGTGGTGCTACCCAGTTAAAAGCATGCGCGGCGTGGAAATGCCCGAAATCTTTATGGGATTTTCTGGTATTTATGGCGATCGCTGCTACGCCCTCAAAAGCTCTGCTGCTCGCAAAGGCTTTCCTTATTTGAATGCGAATGTGCAACAACAAATGTTGCAATACCAGCCGCAATATCGCTACCCAGAACGAGCCTCAAAACCACCGAACTTAATAGAAGCAGCGAGCATAGCACCTGGGGTAACACCTGCTAACAGTGACCCAGAAGACATGCTTTTAGATGTTGTCACTCCGGCAGGCAAAATTATTTCTGTCGAGGACCCAGAACTGATTCAAATACTGGGTGAAGGACTCGACGCGAAGACCCAACTAAAACTTGTGCGTTCAGACCGGGCTTTAACCGATTGTCGCCCGATTTCGTTAATCAGCTTATCCACGATTCGACAAATTGAATCAGAATGCTCAATCCCAGTTGATAAGCGGCGTTTTCGAGCAAACGTCTACTTCGATTTTGCGTCAGACGAAATTGGATTTCCTGAAGATAACCTTGTCGGTCGCCGTCTACGGATTGGTTCAACCGCGATGGTTATGGTGCTTGAGCGCGACCCACGTTGTAGGATGATTTCGCTCGATCCAGATACAGGTGAACACAACCCAGAAGTCTCACAGAAAGTTGCCCAAGCAAACGGCAACTTTGCTGGAGTTTACTGTGCGGTTTTAGTCGAAGGAGTATTAAAAAAAGGCGATCTTATTGAATTGGAAGCAGCTTGA
- a CDS encoding DUF6335 family protein: MNSQQSDLADKLLHEIDAAPPPSNEPVIHLPPSQAEVEEARVGQSDDSAHLGAEVTAESALETNSPLTGGDPDAVAERAETVGEEAVGGTTPTPEQNDVDGLTDAVGISNQPEHPVGVLNEMNRRDDQRFELDPDSKDPEY, from the coding sequence ATGAACTCACAACAATCTGATCTCGCTGATAAGCTCCTCCATGAAATAGATGCAGCGCCACCACCGTCTAACGAACCCGTAATTCACCTGCCGCCTAGTCAGGCCGAGGTTGAAGAGGCTCGCGTTGGGCAGAGCGACGACAGCGCGCACCTTGGAGCTGAGGTGACAGCTGAGAGCGCTCTGGAAACGAATAGCCCTCTGACTGGAGGCGACCCCGATGCCGTTGCAGAGCGAGCCGAGACGGTTGGTGAAGAGGCCGTGGGCGGCACTACGCCAACCCCCGAGCAAAATGATGTTGACGGTCTCACTGACGCTGTAGGCATCAGCAATCAGCCCGAGCACCCCGTTGGAGTCCTCAACGAAATGAATCGTCGGGATGACCAGCGGTTTGAACTCGATCCGGATTCCAAGGATCCTGAGTATTAA
- a CDS encoding WG repeat-containing protein, translated as MAVKHERRWIRRLRLSLWCIVLLGCVMLGTGGCDRYPVRSKDITPQTGQLLIGRWFDSANSFHEGLALVAPVFNQGYGYINREGRLVIQAEFELAQDFSEGLAAVMKNGLYGFINPSGDMVIKPQFQRTPLPRPQTMKSIADYQFQQGMASVYQNDRWGYINRDGRWVIPPQFDAADGFVDDRAAVLVGDRWGIIDRTGQWIVSPKFTDLHPFHEGLAAAQDGDYWGFLDLTGNWVIPPKYQSASAFSEGLAAVATHEGGGYIDTTGAWRIAPRPARTMAFSDGIAVVESEKSGYIDKTGKWIIKPRFDGASEFRLGLAAVRVDEDEQGFGGHWGFIDRKGRWAIRPVYDDAYSFSDGFARVCFGGDHCDFIYR; from the coding sequence ATGGCTGTGAAACATGAGCGGCGGTGGATTAGGCGGTTGAGGTTGAGCCTGTGGTGCATAGTTCTGTTGGGGTGCGTGATGTTGGGGACTGGGGGATGCGATCGCTATCCCGTTCGCTCCAAAGACATCACGCCACAGACTGGGCAACTACTAATCGGTCGCTGGTTCGATTCCGCTAATAGCTTTCACGAAGGGTTGGCCCTAGTCGCGCCGGTGTTCAATCAAGGCTATGGCTACATCAATCGCGAAGGGAGACTGGTAATCCAGGCTGAGTTTGAGCTGGCTCAAGACTTTTCAGAAGGCTTAGCAGCGGTCATGAAAAATGGGCTATATGGCTTTATCAATCCGTCCGGTGATATGGTAATCAAACCTCAGTTCCAGCGAACACCGTTGCCACGGCCACAAACCATGAAGTCCATTGCTGACTACCAGTTTCAGCAGGGCATGGCCTCGGTGTACCAAAACGACCGCTGGGGCTACATCAACCGAGATGGACGATGGGTAATTCCCCCTCAGTTCGATGCGGCAGATGGTTTCGTGGATGACCGTGCGGCGGTGCTGGTGGGCGATCGCTGGGGCATCATCGATCGCACCGGGCAGTGGATCGTCTCCCCCAAATTTACAGACCTACACCCATTTCATGAAGGCTTAGCCGCAGCGCAGGACGGTGACTATTGGGGCTTTCTCGACTTAACTGGGAACTGGGTAATTCCGCCTAAATACCAATCAGCAAGCGCATTTTCCGAAGGGTTGGCGGCTGTTGCAACCCATGAAGGTGGGGGCTACATCGACACCACAGGAGCTTGGCGTATTGCTCCTCGCCCCGCTCGAACAATGGCCTTTTCCGACGGCATTGCAGTTGTAGAATCCGAAAAATCTGGCTACATCGATAAAACTGGAAAATGGATCATCAAACCTCGATTCGATGGTGCGTCGGAGTTTCGGTTAGGACTGGCGGCGGTACGGGTAGATGAAGACGAGCAGGGGTTTGGAGGTCATTGGGGATTCATCGATCGCAAAGGCCGCTGGGCGATTCGTCCTGTGTATGATGATGCCTATTCCTTTTCCGACGGGTTTGCCCGCGTCTGTTTTGGGGGCGATCATTGCGACTTTATCTACCGCTAA
- a CDS encoding DUF3616 domain-containing protein, whose translation MPNGFLLSRALLKFQTDSEGLLAELSAVTRAPDGNLWLGSDEFTTLERLSPMGDGVYGNHKTFHLQDFIQLSDNESEIDIEGLDYCDGYLWVVGSHSFKRPQAKGKKQHKDIQRLSEIEHDPNRSLLARLPILNGEIVHTYALSDNKGNTLTAASLKQVNGHNLLLEALAEDEHLGLFLKMQLPSKDNGFDVEGIAVSGNKIFLGLRGPVLRGWAIILEIEVEDAEPGTLTLKDLGGGCLYRKHFLDLNGQGVRELCLHEGDMLLLAGPTMEVEGAMQVFRLEDVLEHTNDTLWGQESGRLKVLFDIPFIIGTDHAEGLTLVPCLGYDDALMVVYDSPDDERRPDPKSIFSDIFRLPKQTNDA comes from the coding sequence ATGCCCAATGGATTCTTGCTCAGTCGCGCTCTACTTAAGTTTCAAACTGACTCTGAAGGTTTACTAGCTGAGCTATCCGCTGTGACCCGCGCCCCAGATGGTAATCTCTGGCTCGGTTCCGATGAATTTACTACTCTGGAGCGGCTGAGCCCTATGGGCGATGGGGTCTATGGCAACCACAAAACCTTTCACCTTCAAGACTTTATTCAGCTCTCTGATAACGAGTCTGAAATCGATATTGAAGGCCTCGACTACTGCGATGGCTATCTTTGGGTGGTGGGCTCCCACAGCTTTAAGCGTCCCCAAGCTAAGGGCAAAAAGCAGCACAAGGACATTCAACGACTTTCCGAAATCGAGCATGATCCCAACCGATCGCTGCTGGCTCGGCTACCAATTCTCAATGGCGAAATTGTGCACACCTATGCCCTTTCTGATAACAAGGGCAATACCCTCACCGCAGCCAGCTTAAAGCAGGTGAACGGCCACAATTTGCTGCTAGAAGCCCTCGCCGAAGACGAACACCTAGGGCTGTTTTTAAAGATGCAGTTGCCTTCAAAAGACAACGGCTTCGATGTCGAAGGCATTGCCGTTAGCGGCAACAAAATCTTTTTAGGTTTGCGCGGCCCTGTTTTGCGCGGGTGGGCAATTATTCTTGAAATTGAAGTAGAAGATGCCGAGCCCGGTACGCTCACGCTCAAAGATTTAGGGGGAGGTTGTCTCTATCGCAAGCACTTTCTTGACCTCAATGGCCAAGGCGTTCGCGAACTATGCTTGCACGAAGGGGATATGCTGCTGTTGGCCGGCCCGACTATGGAGGTGGAGGGTGCTATGCAGGTGTTTCGCCTTGAAGACGTGCTTGAGCACACCAACGATACACTGTGGGGCCAAGAATCTGGTCGACTCAAGGTTCTATTTGATATACCGTTTATCATCGGTACTGATCATGCCGAGGGTCTAACATTGGTGCCTTGCCTAGGCTACGACGATGCATTAATGGTGGTCTACGATTCACCAGACGACGAGCGTCGCCCTGACCCTAAGTCTATATTTTCTGATATCTTTCGCTTACCCAAGCAGACTAACGATGCTTAG
- a CDS encoding WG repeat-containing protein, protein MTALKLLRSITLSATATVTWALAASSALAFSDTQSHWAATCIDQLAAQRRVSGYPEGSFRPQATLTRTEFAVLMLNSFGNVEPTRSAPTFRDVPSGFWGYRAIQDAYAREFFSGYPDGTFRPTEAIPRVQAIAILANATHMSSPEAAETVLPRYFDDAQQVPPYARNAIAAGTVGRLVVNYPNPRQLQPNRAITRGEVAALICQSLNLARTVPVQYVAGDRTVFTIPPEMGGFDRFSEGLVSFLVNGKVGYMNQQGATVIAPQFDEGGTFSDGLAAVRVGAQWGFIDRTGAYVIPLQFTTRPDDFSDGMAAIRTASGLTGFIDKTGAIAIQPQPYYATSFTEGLAAISVNGQSGFMDKTGAIMIQPQFEQVRAFSDGLAAVKVRPSPTAGALWGYIDRTGAFVIEPQYYDAEPFSEGLAAVLGLNGDGRTWGYINRTGETAIQPQFFAHSEYQGPVTTPFSGGLAMVRRGEQAGFIDRTGRYAIATQFVDADRVSDGMARVNVGGTWTRVQTGCTQSDGCFYSSQLRGGKWGYIQMPRTANP, encoded by the coding sequence ATGACTGCTCTCAAACTGCTTCGCTCCATTACCCTTTCAGCAACCGCAACTGTCACCTGGGCTTTAGCTGCTTCTAGCGCCCTTGCTTTTTCAGATACTCAGTCTCATTGGGCAGCCACCTGTATTGACCAATTAGCGGCGCAACGTCGGGTGAGTGGTTATCCCGAGGGTAGCTTTCGCCCTCAGGCAACCCTTACTCGCACTGAATTTGCTGTTCTCATGCTCAATTCGTTTGGCAATGTTGAGCCGACTCGCAGTGCGCCGACGTTTCGAGATGTGCCCTCTGGCTTCTGGGGCTATCGAGCTATTCAAGACGCCTACGCGCGCGAATTTTTCTCGGGCTATCCGGATGGCACGTTTCGACCGACAGAAGCCATTCCCCGAGTGCAGGCGATCGCAATTTTGGCGAATGCCACTCACATGAGCAGCCCGGAAGCAGCGGAAACTGTCTTGCCGCGATATTTTGATGATGCTCAGCAGGTGCCACCCTACGCTAGAAATGCGATCGCAGCTGGAACGGTTGGGCGTTTGGTCGTGAACTATCCGAACCCGCGACAATTACAGCCCAATCGGGCCATCACTCGGGGCGAGGTAGCGGCTTTGATCTGCCAGTCCCTCAACCTCGCTCGGACGGTGCCTGTGCAGTATGTGGCAGGCGATCGCACGGTGTTTACGATTCCTCCTGAAATGGGAGGGTTTGATCGCTTTTCAGAGGGGTTAGTGTCCTTCTTAGTCAATGGAAAAGTTGGCTATATGAATCAACAGGGGGCAACTGTAATTGCGCCGCAGTTTGACGAGGGGGGGACGTTTTCAGACGGGTTGGCGGCTGTGCGGGTAGGGGCTCAATGGGGCTTTATCGATCGCACGGGAGCCTACGTCATTCCCCTGCAATTTACGACTCGCCCTGACGACTTCTCTGATGGCATGGCCGCCATCCGCACTGCGAGTGGGCTAACTGGATTTATTGATAAGACGGGTGCGATCGCAATTCAGCCTCAGCCCTATTACGCGACCTCGTTTACGGAAGGGCTGGCCGCGATCTCAGTTAATGGTCAATCTGGCTTTATGGATAAAACGGGGGCGATCATGATTCAGCCTCAGTTTGAGCAAGTCAGAGCGTTTTCAGACGGGTTGGCTGCTGTGAAAGTGCGCCCTTCTCCCACGGCTGGTGCGTTGTGGGGCTATATCGATCGCACCGGGGCTTTTGTGATCGAGCCTCAGTACTACGATGCCGAGCCTTTTTCTGAGGGGTTGGCTGCCGTTCTTGGCCTCAATGGTGACGGACGCACCTGGGGCTACATTAACCGCACCGGTGAAACTGCAATTCAGCCTCAATTCTTTGCCCATTCAGAGTATCAAGGCCCGGTGACGACGCCCTTTTCGGGGGGCCTTGCCATGGTGCGCCGGGGCGAACAGGCTGGATTTATTGACCGCACGGGGCGATATGCGATCGCAACTCAGTTTGTAGATGCTGATCGGGTATCAGATGGCATGGCTCGGGTCAATGTGGGTGGCACTTGGACACGAGTGCAGACGGGCTGTACCCAAAGTGACGGTTGCTTTTATTCCAGCCAGCTCCGGGGTGGCAAGTGGGGCTATATTCAAATGCCGCGCACTGCCAATCCATAA
- a CDS encoding YihY/virulence factor BrkB family protein → MSPKQVWRLLKEAFQEWNQDQASQLAAALAYYTLFSLAPLLILAIAIASLFFDNGAVRDQLMGQVESLMGGASADFVRTVLDNANRPGESSGWLASAISVVLLIVGATGVLSQLQLSLNTIWNLEARPGIGLIDQLRKRLLSLGMVIVIGFLLLVSLIASSAISGFSGYLNTLMPGLDSLVQLFNFLLAFGLTTLLFAMMFKYLPDAIIAWHDVWFGAAATAILFSVGKYLIGLYLGNSSFGSSYGAAGSVIILLVWVFYSAQILFYGAELTQVYSRRFGSQIRPNKYAVQQKPLPEES, encoded by the coding sequence ATGAGTCCAAAACAGGTTTGGCGACTACTCAAGGAGGCTTTTCAGGAGTGGAACCAAGACCAAGCTTCGCAGTTGGCCGCTGCGTTGGCCTACTACACTTTATTTTCTCTAGCGCCTCTGCTGATTTTAGCGATCGCGATCGCCAGTCTATTTTTTGATAATGGTGCTGTGCGTGACCAGCTCATGGGTCAGGTCGAATCTCTGATGGGTGGAGCCAGCGCTGACTTTGTGCGCACCGTGCTCGACAACGCTAATCGCCCTGGGGAAAGCTCTGGCTGGCTAGCCTCAGCCATAAGCGTTGTGCTCCTGATAGTAGGCGCTACGGGGGTACTGTCTCAACTACAACTGTCGCTTAACACAATTTGGAATTTGGAAGCTCGACCTGGCATTGGCCTGATCGACCAGCTTCGTAAACGCTTGTTGTCGCTGGGGATGGTGATCGTCATTGGCTTCCTGCTACTAGTGTCGCTGATTGCTAGTTCGGCGATCTCTGGGTTTTCAGGCTACCTCAACACGCTCATGCCGGGTTTAGACAGCCTAGTTCAGCTCTTCAATTTCCTGCTTGCCTTTGGCCTGACCACTCTGCTCTTTGCCATGATGTTCAAGTATTTGCCCGACGCAATTATCGCTTGGCATGATGTTTGGTTTGGGGCTGCTGCTACTGCTATTTTATTTTCGGTAGGGAAATATCTAATTGGTCTCTACTTAGGCAACAGCAGTTTTGGCTCATCCTATGGGGCGGCAGGCTCCGTAATAATTTTGCTGGTTTGGGTGTTTTATTCAGCCCAAATTCTGTTCTACGGGGCAGAACTCACCCAGGTCTACAGCCGCCGCTTTGGCTCACAAATTAGGCCAAATAAATATGCCGTTCAGCAAAAGCCACTGCCCGAAGAGTCCTGA
- a CDS encoding nuclear transport factor 2 family protein, with protein MPDQAAPEIELLRAAYAAFNARDIDAALALMTSDVVWPKAFKGGFARGPEEVRAYWTEQWSEINPHVEPVAFHPEDAGQILVKVHQVVRDLVGAVLADEHVGHRFTIEHGLIQAMEVCPFPSSEPSA; from the coding sequence ATGCCAGATCAAGCTGCACCAGAAATCGAGCTGCTACGCGCAGCGTACGCGGCCTTCAACGCGCGCGACATTGATGCCGCCCTCGCCCTCATGACTTCCGACGTAGTGTGGCCCAAGGCGTTCAAAGGCGGTTTTGCTCGTGGGCCTGAGGAAGTCCGTGCTTACTGGACTGAGCAGTGGAGCGAGATCAATCCACACGTCGAGCCGGTTGCCTTTCACCCTGAGGATGCTGGGCAGATCTTGGTCAAGGTGCATCAAGTCGTGCGCGATCTGGTCGGAGCTGTGCTTGCCGACGAACACGTTGGCCACCGTTTCACCATCGAGCATGGCTTGATTCAAGCCATGGAAGTCTGCCCATTTCCGTCGTCCGAACCTAGTGCTTAA
- a CDS encoding tryptophan-rich sensory protein has protein sequence MMFPAWLVIAVVGAAIASASSLIRPRGIKWFKRQRRPDWLKFEFAIPVVWMAVFICGGWSAYIVWKQTQSWWFMAGYIVLELLIVSYNPVMCNLQNLRVGTAIGGAGFVFGLVLALLVAQVDGKAFLLLLPFLLWSPVGTLITWQMTKLNPGQ, from the coding sequence ATGATGTTTCCAGCCTGGTTAGTAATTGCGGTGGTGGGAGCGGCGATCGCGTCTGCGTCCAGCCTGATTAGGCCTCGCGGCATTAAGTGGTTTAAGCGGCAGCGTCGCCCCGACTGGCTAAAGTTTGAGTTTGCCATTCCTGTCGTGTGGATGGCGGTATTTATCTGCGGTGGCTGGTCGGCCTACATTGTCTGGAAACAAACCCAGAGCTGGTGGTTTATGGCTGGGTACATCGTGCTGGAGCTGCTGATTGTGAGCTATAACCCGGTCATGTGCAACTTGCAGAATTTGCGAGTGGGCACGGCGATCGGGGGAGCGGGATTTGTGTTTGGGTTAGTGCTGGCCTTGTTAGTCGCGCAGGTAGACGGCAAAGCCTTTCTCTTGTTGCTCCCCTTCCTGCTATGGAGCCCGGTAGGAACGCTGATTACCTGGCAGATGACAAAGCTGAATCCGGGCCAATAA